The Streptomyces phaeolivaceus genome has a window encoding:
- a CDS encoding ABC transporter ATP-binding protein, with protein sequence MTERPDADTTVEAAPRGGDRPGPELLPVATPARTRAAVAELLRPQRRPALSAFVVMVGSTAVGLLVQPLLGRIVDLAADRGSADTITVTAALLVAVAVVQGVTAGFGLSQMARLGETTLARLRERFVDRALALPLERVEKAGAGDLTARVTADVSLIADAVRNALPALCHSLLTIFLTLGAMALLDWRFLLATLLAVPVQIATARWYVARAIPLYAEQRVAAGAQQQQMLDTIGGSSTVRSFRLGEEHTERVTDRSWSVVALTMRGVRLVIGFYSRLHIAEYIGLAAVLVTGYWLVRDGSASIGTTTAAALYFHGLFGPVNAALALLDDAQSATAGLARLVGVTDEPVPPVPEHTVRAGGVDVTVRGLGHAYRTGHPVLHDIDLTVRHGERVALVGASGAGKTTLAKLVAGIQPPTTGDVLVGGIPPTELGSAASRTIALITQETHVFAGPLADDLRLARPDATDDELRAALDRVDALGWAEALPDGLATVVGDGGHRLSGERTQALALARLILADPPLVILDEATAEAGSAGARTLEKAVARAMDGRTALIVAHRLSQAATADRVVVMEAGRVVESGTHDELRAARGPYAALWSAWSDARDTDPRPAPEPPTRIAPQEPEPKDL encoded by the coding sequence ATGACCGAGCGACCCGACGCCGACACCACGGTCGAGGCCGCACCCCGTGGCGGCGACCGCCCCGGACCCGAACTGCTGCCCGTCGCCACCCCGGCCCGCACCCGGGCGGCGGTCGCCGAGCTGCTGCGCCCGCAGCGGCGGCCGGCGCTGTCCGCCTTCGTCGTGATGGTGGGCTCCACCGCCGTGGGCCTGCTGGTGCAGCCCCTGCTGGGCCGGATCGTCGACCTGGCCGCCGACCGGGGCTCCGCCGACACCATCACGGTCACCGCCGCCCTGCTGGTGGCCGTCGCCGTGGTCCAGGGCGTCACCGCCGGATTCGGTCTCTCGCAGATGGCCAGGCTGGGCGAGACGACCCTCGCCCGACTCCGTGAACGCTTCGTCGACCGCGCCCTGGCCCTCCCGCTGGAGCGGGTCGAGAAGGCCGGCGCCGGCGACCTGACCGCCAGGGTCACCGCCGACGTCTCCCTCATCGCCGACGCCGTCCGCAACGCGCTGCCCGCGCTGTGCCACTCCCTGCTCACCATCTTCCTGACACTCGGCGCCATGGCCCTGCTCGACTGGCGTTTCCTGCTGGCCACGCTGCTCGCGGTCCCCGTGCAGATCGCCACCGCGCGCTGGTACGTCGCCCGCGCCATCCCGCTCTACGCCGAACAGCGGGTCGCCGCGGGCGCCCAGCAGCAGCAGATGCTGGACACCATCGGCGGCAGCTCCACCGTCCGGTCGTTCCGCCTCGGCGAGGAGCACACCGAGCGGGTCACCGACCGCTCCTGGTCCGTGGTGGCGCTGACCATGCGGGGCGTACGGCTGGTCATCGGCTTCTACAGCCGACTGCACATCGCCGAGTACATCGGGCTGGCCGCCGTCCTCGTCACCGGCTACTGGCTGGTCCGCGACGGCTCCGCCAGCATCGGTACGACGACCGCCGCCGCCCTGTACTTCCACGGTCTGTTCGGTCCCGTCAACGCGGCTCTCGCCCTCCTCGACGACGCCCAGTCGGCCACCGCGGGCCTCGCCCGGCTGGTCGGTGTCACGGACGAGCCGGTGCCCCCGGTCCCGGAGCACACCGTCCGGGCCGGCGGCGTCGACGTCACCGTCCGAGGCCTCGGCCACGCCTACCGCACCGGCCACCCCGTCCTGCACGACATCGACCTGACGGTCCGGCACGGCGAACGCGTGGCCCTCGTCGGCGCCAGCGGAGCCGGCAAGACCACCCTGGCCAAGCTGGTCGCGGGCATCCAGCCGCCCACCACCGGCGACGTCCTGGTGGGCGGGATCCCGCCCACCGAACTCGGCTCCGCCGCCTCCCGCACGATCGCCCTGATCACCCAGGAGACCCACGTCTTCGCGGGCCCCCTCGCCGACGATCTGCGGCTCGCCCGGCCCGACGCCACCGACGACGAACTGCGTGCCGCGCTCGACCGCGTGGACGCCCTCGGCTGGGCGGAGGCCCTGCCCGACGGGCTCGCCACGGTCGTCGGCGACGGCGGCCACCGCCTCAGCGGCGAGCGGACCCAGGCCCTGGCGCTGGCCCGGCTGATCCTCGCCGACCCGCCCCTGGTGATCCTCGACGAGGCCACCGCCGAGGCGGGCAGCGCCGGGGCGCGGACGCTGGAGAAGGCCGTCGCCCGCGCCATGGACGGCCGGACCGCGCTGATCGTCGCCCATCGCCTCAGCCAGGCCGCCACCGCCGACCGGGTGGTCGTGATGGAGGCCGGCCGGGTCGTCGAGAGCGGCACCCACGACGAACTCCGCGCCGCGCGGGGCCCCTACGCCGCCCTCTGGTCGGCCTGGTCGGACGCCCGCGACACCGACCCCCGGCCGGCCCCCGAGCCCCCCACACGTATCGCTCCACAGGAACCCGAACCGAAGGACCTCTGA
- a CDS encoding iron-siderophore ABC transporter substrate-binding protein — MFRSRRAPRLAVVLASATLLLATACGGGSTSNDDSDASDTGTKASTSSGESAFPVSLDHKYGSTTIEAEPERIVTVGLTDQDAVLALGKVPVGTTEWLGGYKGAIGPWAADKLGSAAAPTVLKDTGTGPQVEKIAALQPDLILAVYGGLTKEQYESLSKFAPVVAQPKAYSDYGVPWQEQTETIGKALGKEKEATEAVADTEAKIKAVADEHPEFKGATAVMATPYEGMFVYGSEDVRSRILTGLGFSLPADLDKAIGDQFGANISKERTDLLDQDAIVWIVADPVRDAAKLHKDASYKDVGVVKEGREVFVNESSDYGNATSFVSVLSLPYVVERLAPQLAAAVDGETDTKVEQPAS; from the coding sequence ATGTTCCGCTCCCGTAGAGCGCCGCGGCTCGCCGTCGTGCTCGCCTCCGCCACCCTGCTCCTCGCCACCGCGTGCGGCGGCGGCTCCACCTCGAACGACGACTCCGACGCGTCGGACACCGGCACCAAGGCGAGCACCTCCTCCGGCGAGTCCGCCTTCCCGGTCTCCCTCGACCACAAGTACGGCAGCACCACCATCGAGGCCGAGCCCGAGCGGATCGTCACGGTCGGCCTCACCGACCAGGACGCGGTCCTCGCCCTCGGCAAGGTCCCCGTCGGCACCACCGAATGGCTCGGTGGCTACAAGGGCGCCATCGGCCCCTGGGCCGCGGACAAGCTCGGCTCCGCCGCGGCCCCGACCGTCCTCAAGGACACCGGCACCGGCCCGCAGGTGGAGAAGATCGCCGCCCTCCAGCCCGATCTGATCCTCGCGGTGTACGGCGGACTCACCAAGGAGCAGTACGAGTCGCTGTCCAAGTTCGCGCCCGTGGTCGCCCAGCCGAAGGCGTACAGCGACTACGGCGTGCCGTGGCAGGAGCAGACCGAGACCATCGGCAAGGCGCTCGGCAAGGAGAAGGAGGCGACCGAGGCGGTCGCCGACACCGAGGCGAAGATCAAGGCCGTCGCCGACGAGCACCCCGAGTTCAAGGGCGCCACGGCCGTCATGGCCACCCCGTACGAGGGCATGTTCGTCTACGGCAGCGAGGACGTCCGCTCGCGCATCCTGACCGGCCTCGGCTTCTCCCTGCCGGCCGACCTGGACAAGGCGATCGGTGACCAGTTCGGCGCCAACATCAGCAAGGAGCGCACCGACCTGCTCGACCAGGACGCCATCGTGTGGATCGTCGCGGACCCGGTCAGGGACGCCGCGAAGCTGCACAAGGACGCCTCGTACAAGGACGTGGGTGTCGTGAAGGAGGGCCGCGAGGTCTTCGTCAACGAGTCCAGCGACTACGGCAACGCCACGTCCTTCGTCTCGGTCCTCAGCCTGCCGTACGTGGTCGAGCGGCTGGCCCCGCAGCTGGCGGCGGCCGTCGACGGCGAGACGGACACCAAGGTGGAGCAGCCCGCGTCCTGA